From the genome of Sphingobacterium kitahiroshimense, one region includes:
- a CDS encoding SRPBCC domain-containing protein, translating into MQTLISFMLVSGLLSFNSKTKIVNQHSNTHAMENNNYTSTFKVDKDASTTFKAIKNFRGWWSEEIEGNTEKLGKTFLYHYKDIHLCKLKLVEEIPNVKLVYLVTDNEFNFIKDKTEWVNTKLIFDISNDDEQTKVTFTHEGLTPLDECFEICNDSWANYIQVSLKNLIETGIGNPNAKEGGLKAELVEKWGLSNK; encoded by the coding sequence ATGCAAACATTAATTTCGTTTATGCTAGTTTCAGGATTGTTATCCTTTAACTCAAAAACCAAAATTGTAAATCAACATTCAAATACACATGCAATGGAAAACAACAATTACACTTCAACGTTTAAAGTTGACAAAGATGCCTCAACTACTTTTAAAGCTATTAAAAATTTCAGAGGGTGGTGGTCTGAAGAAATAGAAGGGAATACAGAAAAGCTTGGGAAAACATTTTTATACCACTATAAAGACATCCATTTGTGTAAATTAAAACTGGTAGAAGAAATCCCAAATGTCAAATTAGTTTATCTGGTTACGGATAATGAATTTAACTTCATAAAAGATAAAACCGAATGGGTAAACACCAAATTGATTTTTGATATTTCTAATGATGACGAGCAAACAAAAGTGACTTTTACCCACGAAGGTTTAACACCACTAGATGAGTGTTTCGAAATTTGTAATGATTCTTGGGCAAATTATATTCAAGTTAGTTTGAAAAATTTAATAGAAACTGGTATAGGAAATCCAAATGCCAAAGAAGGCGGTCTTAAAGCTGAACTGGTTGAAAAATGGGGACTATCAAATAAATAA
- a CDS encoding GlxA family transcriptional regulator, translating into MKQLSILIPDDQTSLSTVACIIGTYQMFMSANLYYEKLGKQIVFKVDLVSATDEKLLKNEFLTIKSNLTISKCPKNDLIIIPATLIRSYDTATTNNQLLIDWIKSQYKEGAEVASMCAGSFMLASADLLTGKVCSTHWALAEKFKELFPNVNLQTDKLITDENGIYTNGGAYSFLHLLLYLVEKFYDRQTAIYCAKYFQVDLDRNQQSEFLIFNGHKNHIDEIILEAQLYMEKHYQDKISIEDLSLKFGLSRRNFDRRFIKATSLRPFDYLQRLKVEAAKKAFENSRKTVNEVMYDVGYNDTKAFREVFHRITGTTPTDYKEKYNSES; encoded by the coding sequence ATGAAACAATTAAGTATTTTGATTCCCGATGACCAGACTAGTTTGAGTACCGTTGCCTGTATAATTGGTACTTATCAGATGTTTATGAGTGCTAATTTGTATTACGAAAAGTTAGGAAAACAAATTGTATTTAAAGTTGATTTGGTAAGTGCTACAGATGAAAAATTACTCAAAAATGAATTTTTGACTATAAAGTCAAATCTCACTATATCTAAATGTCCAAAAAACGACTTGATTATTATTCCTGCAACCTTGATTCGTAGTTATGATACAGCAACAACCAATAACCAATTATTAATTGACTGGATCAAGTCTCAATACAAAGAAGGTGCAGAAGTTGCCAGTATGTGTGCAGGAAGTTTTATGTTGGCATCTGCCGATTTACTCACTGGAAAGGTTTGTTCTACCCATTGGGCATTGGCTGAAAAATTTAAAGAACTTTTCCCGAATGTTAATTTACAGACTGATAAATTAATTACGGATGAAAATGGGATTTATACCAATGGTGGTGCTTATTCTTTTTTGCATCTGTTATTATATTTGGTTGAAAAATTTTATGACCGTCAAACAGCTATTTATTGTGCCAAATATTTTCAGGTTGATTTAGATAGAAATCAACAATCTGAATTTTTAATTTTTAATGGTCATAAAAATCATATTGATGAGATTATCCTTGAGGCACAACTTTATATGGAAAAACATTATCAAGATAAAATTTCCATTGAAGATCTATCTTTGAAATTTGGATTGAGTAGAAGAAACTTTGACCGAAGATTTATAAAGGCAACCAGCTTAAGACCGTTTGATTATTTGCAACGACTAAAAGTGGAAGCTGCTAAAAAGGCTTTTGAAAATTCTCGAAAAACGGTTAATGAGGTAATGTATGACGTTGGCTACAATGATACTAAAGCATTTCGAGAAGTTTTTCATCGTATTACAGGTACAACACCAACTGACTACAAAGAAAAATATAATAGTGAGAGTTGA
- a CDS encoding WGR domain-containing protein, which yields MKRIFINQTGDSNKFWITEQIDEKYIVKWGKIGTEGRNNEKEFATKEECSKEIEKLIKEKISKGYLETILITN from the coding sequence ATGAAACGAATTTTTATTAACCAAACAGGAGACTCAAATAAATTTTGGATAACTGAACAAATTGATGAAAAGTATATAGTTAAATGGGGAAAAATTGGTACTGAGGGACGTAATAATGAAAAAGAATTTGCTACAAAAGAAGAATGTTCAAAAGAAATTGAAAAACTTATAAAAGAGAAGATTAGCAAAGGATATTTAGAAACTATACTAATTACGAATTGA
- a CDS encoding nuclear transport factor 2 family protein, translating into MKTLAKTFAAAALIAVSTFTMAAAKPVRDNSKKAVVNLSTADLAIDHYVAVMTEGQSAGVEQLFTSDFNQKVQTSEAKINSRSEVISFLKKQKGEQLNCKTSTTIVEQSGDYMLAKVTQQFEGFTKTDLITLVNDGGNWKVSQSINTYK; encoded by the coding sequence ATGAAAACTTTAGCAAAAACATTCGCAGCAGCAGCTTTGATCGCCGTATCAACATTCACGATGGCAGCAGCTAAACCAGTACGAGACAACTCTAAAAAAGCGGTGGTCAATCTATCCACAGCAGATCTCGCCATTGATCATTACGTAGCCGTTATGACTGAAGGTCAATCGGCAGGAGTAGAGCAGTTGTTTACTTCAGATTTTAATCAAAAAGTTCAGACATCAGAAGCTAAGATCAACAGCCGTTCAGAAGTAATTTCCTTCTTGAAAAAACAAAAAGGCGAGCAGTTGAACTGTAAAACAAGCACTACCATTGTTGAGCAATCAGGTGATTATATGCTTGCAAAAGTGACCCAACAATTTGAAGGATTTACCAAGACCGATTTAATCACCTTGGTCAATGACGGTGGCAACTGGAAAGTATCCCAATCCATCAACACGTATAAGTAA
- a CDS encoding PD-(D/E)XK nuclease family transposase codes for MLKHSQPVFIDPTTDEGFKRLFGDKVNLINFLNIIFHGRKTITDLTYRDTERIGATEEIGKVIFDLVVQISTGEEIIIEMQTSTQTNLKQRMLYYASKVISDTAPKGNRKAWGYAIPEVYTIVLMDGFHMPGGDHKTYFHDTCLCHRDSGQIFYEGFGFIYLES; via the coding sequence ATGTTAAAGCATTCACAACCCGTATTTATTGATCCAACCACTGATGAAGGATTCAAGCGATTATTCGGAGACAAGGTCAACCTGATCAACTTTTTAAACATCATCTTTCATGGTCGTAAGACCATCACAGATCTTACTTATCGGGATACCGAGCGTATCGGAGCAACCGAAGAGATAGGTAAAGTTATCTTTGATCTTGTAGTGCAGATCAGTACAGGAGAAGAGATCATCATCGAGATGCAGACGAGTACACAGACCAACCTGAAACAACGTATGCTGTACTATGCCAGCAAGGTCATTTCAGACACAGCACCTAAGGGAAACCGCAAAGCCTGGGGGTATGCCATTCCCGAGGTTTATACCATTGTCCTGATGGACGGTTTTCATATGCCGGGAGGTGATCATAAAACTTATTTTCACGATACCTGCCTGTGTCATAGAGATTCAGGACAAATTTTCTATGAAGGATTTGGGTTTATTTACCTCGAATCCTGA